Genomic DNA from Mycobacteroides chelonae CCUG 47445:
ATGTAGGACGGGTAGAACGCCGAGTTATCCGGGTCCACCACACACAGTTTGGTGGGGTAGCGGCGATAGCGGATGTACCGTCCGATGGTTGCGCTGGTACCGCCGGTACCGGCCCCGACCACGATCCACGTTGGCAGCGGGTGCTTTTCGTAGTGCATCTGGGTAAAGATCGATTCGGCGATGTTGTTGTTGCCGCGCCAGTCGGTCGCACGTTCGGCGTTGGTGAACTGGTCCAGATAGTGTCCACCGGATTCGTCCGCGAGCCGCTGTGCCTCGGCGTAGACCTGCTGTGCCTGGTCGACGAAATGGCAACTGCCGCCTTGAGACTCGATCAGGGCGATCTTGCTGGGACTGGTCGAAGCCGTCATCACCGCGATGAAGGGCAGCCCCAGCAGCTGCGCGAAGTAGGCCTCGGACACCGCGGTCGAACCGGACGAGGCCTCCACGACCGTGGTGCCTTCCCGGATGAACCCGTTACACAGCGCATACAGGAAAAGTGAACGCGCCAAACGATGTTTCAGGCTGCCGGTGATGTGAGTGGACTCGTCCTTGAGATACAGCTGCACATCCACGGTGTCGGCCCAGGCCGCAGGCAACGGGTACCGCAGCAGGTGGGTGTCGGCGCTACGACGGGCGTCCGCCTCGATCAGCCGGACCGCGTTATCGGCCCACGCGCGGCTCACGTCACTGCGCGGTGGCGCTGGGCAGCCGGTCGCCGGATTCGGCGTCGGTCCCTTGGCCGTCGATGCGCGCAGGCACCAGGGTCAGCAGCGTCGCCTCCGGACGGCAGAAGAACCGCATCGGCGCGAATGGCGATGTGCCAATACCCGCCGACACGTGCAGCTG
This window encodes:
- a CDS encoding PLP-dependent cysteine synthase family protein, translated to MSRAWADNAVRLIEADARRSADTHLLRYPLPAAWADTVDVQLYLKDESTHITGSLKHRLARSLFLYALCNGFIREGTTVVEASSGSTAVSEAYFAQLLGLPFIAVMTASTSPSKIALIESQGGSCHFVDQAQQVYAEAQRLADESGGHYLDQFTNAERATDWRGNNNIAESIFTQMHYEKHPLPTWIVVGAGTGGTSATIGRYIRYRRYPTKLCVVDPDNSAFYPSYIAGHDVVTGISSRIEGIGRPRVEPSFLPTVVDRMEQIPDEESVALTRHASTVLGRRVGASTGTNLSGAFRVISEMVRDGVPGSVVTLLADTGDRYADTYFDDAWVAEQGFHLLASTERLAEFENTGRWG